One Sanguibacter sp. HDW7 DNA window includes the following coding sequences:
- a CDS encoding alpha-1,4-glucan--maltose-1-phosphate maltosyltransferase, translating into MSRNKRPRPVSAAASQGSVVRASAPVAPAERVVQPVPVLPTPVGRIPVVEVSPTVEQGRWPAKAVVGEAVPVRATVFREGHDAVAATAVLVAPDGTVHATARMVDIAPGLDRYEARVAPDAPGEWTFRVEAWSDPYGTWAHDAAVKIAAGVDVELMLAEGVRLLGRVLAEVPLADADAATVERVRTTLADTRSTPQDRLAAALADDVHDVLVVRSPLRDHVSPSADYPLVVSRELALAGAWYELFPRSEGAVYDATTKSWRSGTLRTAAERLPGVAAMGFDVVYLTPIHPIGTTFRKGRNNSLEALPGDPGSPYAIGSPDGGHDAIHPDLGTFEDFDAFVARARSLGMEVALDLALQCSPDHPWVAEHPEWFTTRVDGTIAYAENPPKKYQDIYPLNFDLDPAGLEAEIERVVRLWIDHGVTAFRVDNPHTKPLDFWERLLTSVRATHPDVIFLAEAFTRPAMMLTLARIGFQQSYTYFTWRNTRDEITSYLEEVSGEVGSVMRPSFWPTTHDILTPTMQHGGEEIFAIRAVLAATGAPTWGIYAGYELAERVARPGAEEQIDNEKYEYKPRDWAAPEAARLTGLLTRLNEIRHAHPALRQLRNLTVHPTTNDQVVAFSSHLDGAFTADGRPNTVITVVSIDPWGPQEAMVDLDLTSFGLEPADDDEPRFNAHDLLSGETYAWGRRAFVRLEPGRTAHVIEVRTP; encoded by the coding sequence GTGAGCAGGAACAAGCGCCCCCGCCCCGTCAGTGCCGCCGCGAGCCAGGGCAGCGTCGTACGCGCAAGTGCGCCGGTCGCCCCCGCCGAGCGCGTCGTGCAGCCCGTCCCCGTGCTCCCGACACCGGTCGGTCGCATCCCCGTCGTCGAGGTCTCCCCGACCGTCGAGCAGGGTCGCTGGCCGGCGAAGGCCGTCGTCGGCGAGGCCGTGCCCGTCCGCGCGACGGTGTTCCGCGAGGGGCACGACGCGGTCGCCGCGACCGCCGTCCTCGTCGCCCCCGACGGGACGGTCCACGCGACCGCCCGCATGGTCGACATCGCTCCTGGCCTCGACCGCTACGAGGCACGCGTCGCCCCTGACGCGCCGGGCGAGTGGACGTTCCGCGTCGAGGCGTGGTCCGACCCGTACGGCACGTGGGCGCACGACGCCGCCGTGAAGATCGCCGCAGGCGTCGACGTCGAGCTCATGCTCGCCGAGGGCGTCCGGCTCCTGGGCCGGGTCCTCGCCGAGGTCCCGCTCGCGGACGCCGACGCCGCGACGGTCGAGCGCGTGCGTACGACGCTCGCGGACACACGCTCGACGCCGCAGGACCGGCTCGCGGCCGCGCTCGCGGACGACGTCCACGACGTGCTCGTCGTCCGCAGCCCCCTGCGCGACCACGTCTCGCCGTCGGCCGACTACCCGCTCGTCGTGAGCCGCGAGCTCGCGCTCGCGGGTGCCTGGTACGAGCTCTTCCCGCGCTCGGAGGGCGCGGTGTACGACGCGACGACGAAGTCGTGGCGCTCGGGCACCCTGCGTACGGCCGCGGAGCGCCTGCCCGGCGTTGCCGCGATGGGCTTCGACGTCGTCTACCTCACCCCCATCCACCCGATCGGCACGACGTTCCGCAAGGGACGCAACAACTCCCTCGAGGCACTTCCGGGCGACCCTGGCTCGCCCTACGCGATCGGCTCGCCCGACGGCGGTCACGACGCGATCCACCCCGACCTCGGGACCTTCGAGGACTTCGACGCGTTCGTCGCGCGCGCCCGCTCGCTCGGCATGGAGGTCGCGCTCGACCTCGCGCTGCAGTGCTCGCCCGACCACCCGTGGGTCGCTGAGCACCCCGAGTGGTTCACGACCCGCGTCGACGGCACGATCGCGTACGCGGAGAACCCGCCGAAGAAGTACCAGGACATCTACCCGCTGAACTTCGACCTCGATCCCGCGGGCCTCGAGGCGGAGATCGAGCGGGTCGTGCGGCTGTGGATCGACCACGGGGTCACGGCGTTCCGCGTCGACAACCCGCACACCAAGCCGCTCGACTTCTGGGAGCGCCTGCTCACGAGCGTCCGGGCGACGCACCCCGACGTGATCTTCCTCGCGGAGGCGTTCACGCGCCCGGCCATGATGCTCACGCTCGCGCGCATCGGCTTCCAGCAGTCGTACACGTACTTCACCTGGCGCAACACCCGCGACGAGATCACGTCGTACCTCGAGGAGGTCTCGGGCGAGGTGGGCTCGGTCATGCGGCCGAGCTTCTGGCCGACGACGCACGACATCCTCACGCCGACGATGCAGCACGGGGGCGAGGAGATCTTCGCGATCCGCGCCGTCCTCGCGGCGACGGGCGCCCCCACGTGGGGCATCTACGCGGGCTACGAGCTGGCCGAGCGCGTCGCGCGCCCGGGCGCCGAGGAGCAGATCGACAACGAGAAGTACGAGTACAAGCCGCGCGACTGGGCCGCGCCCGAGGCCGCTCGCCTCACGGGGCTCCTCACGCGTCTCAACGAGATCCGCCACGCGCACCCCGCGCTGCGCCAGCTGCGCAACCTCACCGTGCACCCGACGACGAACGACCAGGTCGTCGCGTTCTCCTCGCACCTCGACGGCGCGTTCACGGCCGACGGCCGCCCGAACACCGTCATCACGGTCGTCTCGATCGACCCGTGGGGTCCGCAGGAGGCGATGGTCGACCTCGACCTCACGTCGTTCGGTCTCGAGCCCGCGGACGACGACGAGCCCCGCTTCAACGCGCACGACCTGCTCTCGGGCGAGACGTACGCGTGGGGCCGCCGCGCGTTCGTGCGGCTCGAGCCCGGCCGCACCGCCCACGTCATCGAGGTGAGGACGCCATGA
- the treS gene encoding maltose alpha-D-glucosyltransferase: MTTLPRMPEPAPVTGQLAAAALPPQRRPEVPAVPRKLSDDPEWYRTAVFYEVLVRAFADSTASGSGDLRGLLDRLDYLQWLGIDCLWLPPFYPSPLRDGGYDVADYTAIAEQYGTLEDFTELIEAAHARGMRVVIDLVMNHTSDAHPWFQASRQDPEGPYGDFYVWGDDPSRYGDARIIFVDTETSNWTFDPVRRQYFWHRFFSHQPDLNFENPAVQDAMLDVARFWCRVGVDGFRLDAVPYLFEEEGTNCENLPRTHAFLARVRAMVDAEFPGVIMLAEANQWPNEVVEYFGTEDAPECHMCFHFPVMPRIYYALRDQKATKILEILADTPEIPAGAQWSTFLRNHDELTLEMVSTEERAAMYGWYAPDPRMRANVGIRRRLAPLLGGSRKEIELAHALLLSLPGSPCLYYGDEIAMGDNIWLEDRDGVRTPMQWTPDRNAGFSTADPGKLYLPVVRSLGHTYEGTNVEAQLATSGSLLHWVHGMLTVRRRHPAFGTGAFVPVAADDDSVLAFLRTTADETLLCLANLGATARATTLTLPGHAGATLTDLFGGAVLGTVAADGTVRWTFGARDFHWASLVPAAPAR, from the coding sequence ATGACCACGCTCCCCCGCATGCCCGAGCCCGCGCCCGTCACGGGCCAGCTCGCTGCCGCGGCGCTGCCACCGCAACGGCGGCCAGAGGTCCCGGCCGTCCCCCGCAAGCTGTCCGACGATCCCGAGTGGTACCGCACCGCGGTCTTCTACGAGGTGCTCGTCCGGGCGTTCGCCGACTCGACGGCGTCGGGATCGGGCGACCTGCGCGGCCTGCTCGACCGGCTCGACTATCTCCAGTGGCTCGGCATCGACTGCCTGTGGCTGCCGCCGTTCTACCCCTCGCCCCTGCGCGACGGCGGCTACGACGTCGCCGACTACACGGCGATCGCGGAGCAGTACGGGACGCTCGAGGACTTCACGGAGCTCATCGAGGCGGCGCACGCGCGCGGCATGCGCGTCGTCATCGACCTCGTCATGAACCACACGAGCGACGCCCACCCGTGGTTCCAGGCCTCGCGCCAGGATCCCGAGGGCCCCTACGGCGACTTCTACGTGTGGGGCGACGACCCGTCGCGCTACGGTGACGCCCGCATCATCTTCGTCGACACGGAGACGTCGAACTGGACGTTCGACCCCGTGCGCCGCCAGTACTTCTGGCACCGCTTCTTCTCCCACCAGCCGGACCTCAACTTCGAGAACCCCGCGGTGCAGGACGCGATGCTCGACGTCGCCCGCTTCTGGTGCCGCGTCGGCGTCGACGGCTTCCGTCTCGACGCCGTCCCCTACCTCTTCGAGGAGGAGGGCACGAACTGCGAGAACCTGCCGCGCACGCACGCGTTCCTCGCGCGCGTGCGGGCCATGGTCGACGCGGAGTTCCCGGGCGTCATCATGCTCGCGGAGGCCAACCAGTGGCCGAACGAGGTCGTCGAGTACTTCGGCACCGAGGACGCTCCCGAGTGCCACATGTGCTTCCACTTCCCCGTCATGCCGCGCATCTACTACGCGCTGCGCGACCAGAAGGCGACGAAGATCCTCGAGATCCTCGCGGACACCCCGGAGATCCCCGCGGGCGCGCAGTGGTCGACGTTCCTGCGCAACCACGACGAGCTCACCCTCGAGATGGTCTCGACCGAGGAGCGCGCGGCCATGTACGGCTGGTACGCGCCCGACCCGCGCATGCGCGCGAACGTCGGCATCCGTCGGCGCCTCGCGCCGCTGCTCGGGGGCTCGCGCAAGGAGATCGAGCTCGCGCACGCGCTGCTGCTCTCGCTGCCGGGCAGCCCGTGCCTCTACTACGGCGACGAGATCGCCATGGGCGACAACATCTGGCTCGAGGACCGCGACGGCGTGCGCACCCCCATGCAGTGGACGCCGGACCGCAACGCGGGCTTCTCGACGGCGGACCCGGGCAAGCTCTACCTGCCCGTCGTGCGCTCGCTCGGGCACACGTACGAGGGGACGAACGTCGAGGCTCAGCTCGCGACGTCAGGATCGCTCCTCCACTGGGTGCACGGCATGCTCACGGTGCGGCGGCGCCATCCCGCGTTCGGCACAGGCGCGTTCGTGCCGGTCGCGGCGGACGACGACTCGGTCCTCGCGTTCCTGCGCACGACGGCCGACGAGACGCTGCTGTGCCTCGCGAACCTCGGTGCGACGGCGCGCGCTACGACGCTCACGCTGCCCGGTCACGCGGGGGCGACGCTCACGGACCTCTTCGGCGGCGCGGTGCTCGGCACGGTCGCGGCCGACGGCACGGTGCGCTGGACGTTCGGGGCGCGCGACTTCCACTGGGCGTCGCTCGTTCCTGCGGCCCCGGCACGCTGA
- a CDS encoding electron transfer flavoprotein subunit alpha/FixB family protein — translation MTRTISVVLLDDVSGALRGPDLELLTVARTLGTVRAVAFDAPSDAALEALGAYGVADVVRLDVDGEPHLTGVAAAALEPVVDDARVLLARATFANKEVLARLAHLTGAGLVIDAARVREHEGLVAGWKRVFAGSWDVDSVVTTDLALLTVRPNAVRPEPAATAVSPVVRVVALDAAAAEAAAGGVRLVSRTLHEVSGSARPPLAEASVVVAGGRGTFGDFGPVEELADALGAAIGATRDAVDEGWIEHDAQVGQTGVTITPHLYIGAGISGAPHHRGGMQASEVIVAVNSDPECPIFEICDFAVVGDLATVLPQAAAALRARQA, via the coding sequence ATGACCCGCACCATCTCCGTCGTCCTGCTCGACGACGTTTCCGGCGCGCTGCGCGGCCCGGACCTCGAGCTCCTCACCGTCGCGCGCACGCTCGGCACCGTCCGTGCCGTCGCGTTCGACGCCCCGTCGGACGCCGCGCTCGAGGCGCTCGGCGCGTACGGCGTCGCGGACGTCGTCCGACTCGACGTCGACGGCGAGCCGCACCTCACGGGCGTCGCCGCGGCCGCGCTCGAGCCCGTCGTCGACGACGCGCGCGTGCTCCTCGCCCGCGCGACCTTCGCGAACAAGGAGGTGCTCGCGCGCCTCGCCCACCTCACCGGTGCGGGCCTCGTCATCGACGCGGCGCGCGTCCGCGAGCACGAGGGCCTCGTCGCGGGCTGGAAGCGCGTGTTCGCCGGCTCGTGGGACGTCGACTCGGTCGTGACGACCGACCTCGCGCTCCTCACGGTCCGCCCCAACGCCGTGCGCCCCGAGCCTGCGGCGACCGCGGTCTCACCCGTCGTGCGCGTCGTCGCGCTCGACGCGGCGGCCGCGGAGGCGGCTGCGGGCGGTGTCCGCCTCGTCTCCCGCACGCTCCACGAGGTCTCGGGGTCGGCACGCCCGCCGCTCGCCGAGGCGAGCGTCGTCGTCGCGGGCGGCCGCGGGACCTTCGGCGACTTCGGTCCCGTCGAGGAGCTCGCCGACGCGCTCGGCGCGGCGATCGGCGCGACGCGCGACGCTGTCGACGAGGGCTGGATCGAGCACGACGCGCAGGTCGGCCAGACCGGCGTGACCATCACCCCGCACCTCTACATCGGCGCGGGCATCTCCGGGGCTCCCCACCACCGGGGCGGCATGCAGGCGTCAGAGGTCATCGTGGCGGTGAACTCCGACCCCGAGTGCCCGATCTTCGAGATCTGCGACTTCGCGGTCGTCGGCGACCTCGCGACCGTGCTGCCGCAGGCCGCGGCCGCGTTGCGGGCACGTCAGGCCTGA
- the glgX gene encoding glycogen debranching protein GlgX, translating to MTTTAARTAHDEPTPPLGAHVVAGGTTFAVFASHADLVELCLLDRDPAAASGWAERRFPMTRGTRGVWHAYVPDVGDGQRYGFRAHGRWDPRAGLRHNPAKLLVDPYARGLEGELDLGPAVYGHVLDARDADGLQLASDLDSLGHVPVSVVVDSGYRPTPSRPRVPWSRAVVYEAHVQGLTAHLAGVPSELRGTYAGVAHPATIAYLRSLGVTTIELLPIHAKVSEPHLLEQGRVNYWGYSTLGFFAPEPSYATAAARAQGPTAVLDEVKGMVALLHEAGLEVMLDVVHNHTAEGGTDGLHLSWRGLDATVHYMHDGGTPARFADTTGTGNTLDHRRTRPVQAALDSVRYWADEIGIDGFRFDLAVTLGRHHDGFTNVHPFLVALTTDPSLADVKLVAEPWDVGPGGWQTGSFKAPFGEWNDRYRSAVRQFWLADARELSHGRTGHGLRDLATRLSGSADLFGHSDPPLERGPVASINYVTAHDGFTMADLTRYDHKHNEANGEDNRDGTDDNRSWNHGIEGPDVDDADGIAALRRRSHRNLLGTLLLSAGTPMITAGDEVGHSQQGNNNAYCQDNELTQLRLDAVGVEADLLATTRYLLARRAELAALRPARFFLGRPYESRPHDGLDLAWYTEGGTQMTPAEWYDPSRRVLQMVRRTADAADPAVLLVLNGSLDVVDAALPEGHVGWELVWDSSWEQPDQRLEPFEDQGTELEPLSMRLYVEGAH from the coding sequence ATGACGACGACCGCCGCCCGTACCGCGCACGACGAGCCGACGCCTCCGCTCGGCGCGCACGTCGTCGCCGGCGGGACGACCTTCGCGGTGTTCGCGTCGCACGCCGACCTCGTCGAGCTGTGCCTCCTCGACCGCGACCCTGCGGCGGCCTCGGGCTGGGCGGAGCGCCGGTTCCCAATGACCCGCGGGACGCGCGGCGTCTGGCACGCGTACGTCCCGGACGTCGGAGACGGCCAGCGCTACGGGTTCCGTGCCCACGGCCGATGGGACCCCCGCGCAGGCCTGCGCCACAACCCCGCCAAGCTGCTCGTCGACCCGTACGCGCGGGGCCTCGAGGGTGAGCTCGACCTCGGTCCCGCGGTCTACGGCCACGTGCTCGACGCGCGCGACGCGGACGGCCTGCAGCTCGCGTCGGACCTCGACTCGCTCGGCCACGTCCCCGTGTCCGTCGTCGTCGACTCGGGCTACCGGCCCACGCCCTCCCGGCCGCGCGTGCCGTGGTCGCGCGCCGTCGTCTACGAGGCGCACGTCCAGGGCCTCACCGCGCACCTGGCGGGCGTGCCGAGCGAGCTGCGGGGCACGTACGCGGGCGTCGCGCACCCCGCGACGATCGCGTACCTGCGTTCGCTCGGCGTGACGACGATCGAGCTCCTGCCGATCCACGCCAAGGTCTCCGAGCCGCACCTCCTCGAGCAGGGCCGCGTCAACTACTGGGGCTACAGCACGCTCGGCTTCTTCGCCCCCGAGCCGTCGTACGCGACGGCCGCCGCGCGCGCACAGGGCCCGACGGCCGTCCTCGACGAGGTCAAGGGCATGGTCGCGCTCCTCCACGAGGCGGGGCTCGAGGTCATGCTCGACGTCGTCCACAACCACACGGCCGAGGGCGGCACGGATGGGCTCCACCTGTCGTGGCGCGGGCTCGACGCGACGGTCCACTACATGCACGACGGCGGCACCCCCGCGCGGTTCGCGGACACGACGGGCACGGGCAACACGCTCGACCACCGGCGGACCCGCCCCGTGCAGGCGGCGCTCGACTCGGTGCGCTACTGGGCCGACGAGATCGGGATCGACGGCTTCCGCTTCGACCTCGCCGTGACGCTCGGCCGGCACCACGACGGCTTCACGAACGTCCACCCGTTCCTCGTCGCCCTCACGACCGACCCGTCGCTCGCGGACGTCAAGCTCGTCGCGGAGCCGTGGGACGTCGGCCCCGGCGGCTGGCAGACGGGCAGCTTCAAGGCGCCGTTCGGCGAGTGGAACGACCGCTACCGCTCGGCCGTCCGCCAGTTCTGGCTCGCGGACGCGCGCGAGCTCTCGCACGGCCGGACGGGCCACGGCCTGCGCGACCTCGCGACGCGCCTGTCGGGCTCGGCGGACCTCTTCGGCCACTCCGACCCGCCGCTCGAGCGCGGCCCGGTCGCGTCGATCAACTACGTCACGGCGCACGACGGCTTCACGATGGCCGACCTCACGCGCTACGACCACAAGCACAACGAGGCCAACGGCGAGGACAACCGCGACGGCACGGACGACAACCGCTCGTGGAACCACGGCATCGAGGGCCCCGACGTCGACGACGCCGACGGCATCGCCGCTCTGCGCCGCCGCTCGCACCGCAACCTTCTCGGCACGCTCCTGCTCTCGGCGGGCACGCCGATGATCACGGCGGGCGACGAGGTCGGTCACAGCCAGCAGGGCAACAACAACGCCTACTGCCAGGACAACGAGCTCACTCAGCTGCGCCTCGACGCGGTCGGGGTCGAGGCCGACCTTCTCGCGACGACGCGGTACCTCCTCGCGCGCCGCGCCGAGCTCGCGGCGCTGCGTCCCGCTCGCTTCTTCCTCGGCCGTCCCTACGAGTCCCGTCCCCACGACGGGCTCGACCTCGCGTGGTACACGGAGGGGGGCACGCAGATGACGCCGGCGGAGTGGTACGACCCGTCGCGCCGTGTGCTGCAGATGGTGCGACGGACGGCGGACGCCGCCGACCCGGCGGTCCTTCTCGTCCTCAACGGCTCGCTCGACGTCGTCGACGCGGCCCTGCCCGAGGGCCACGTCGGCTGGGAGCTCGTGTGGGACTCTTCGTGGGAGCAGCCCGACCAGCGTCTCGAGCCGTTCGAGGACCAGGGCACCGAGCTCGAGCCCCTGAGCATGCGCCTCTACGTCGAGGGTGCGCACTGA
- a CDS encoding electron transfer flavoprotein subunit beta/FixA family protein: MARRIVVVVKHVPNIHSARAFADGRTVRGAEDGSLNELDEHPVEEAVRILEGLDEPERAASEIVVVTVGPAEAVDALRRAFQLGATTAVHVGDDALAGSDYAGTARVLAAAVRKVAADGPVDLVLAGMAALDGLGSVVPALLAAELGMPQLTNAGKLELDGATARVERVVDGATEVLEAPLPAVVSVNDHINRPRFPNFKLIMAARTKPVTTWTLADLGVDATEVGEAGARTRVLSAEPRPERAPVELHVDAGSGGEALAEFLVRRGLV; the protein is encoded by the coding sequence ATGGCCCGCAGAATCGTCGTGGTCGTCAAGCACGTCCCCAACATCCACTCCGCCCGCGCCTTCGCGGACGGCCGCACCGTGCGCGGCGCGGAGGACGGCTCCCTCAACGAGCTCGACGAGCACCCTGTCGAGGAGGCCGTCCGGATCCTCGAGGGTCTCGACGAGCCCGAGCGTGCGGCCTCCGAGATCGTCGTCGTCACGGTCGGACCCGCCGAGGCGGTCGACGCCCTGCGACGCGCGTTCCAGCTCGGCGCGACGACCGCGGTCCACGTCGGCGACGACGCTCTCGCGGGCTCCGACTATGCGGGCACCGCCCGCGTGCTCGCGGCCGCGGTGCGCAAGGTCGCGGCCGACGGGCCCGTCGACCTCGTCCTCGCAGGCATGGCGGCGCTCGACGGGCTCGGCTCGGTCGTCCCCGCGCTGCTCGCCGCAGAGCTCGGCATGCCGCAGCTGACGAACGCCGGCAAGCTCGAGCTCGACGGCGCGACGGCCCGCGTCGAGCGCGTCGTCGACGGCGCGACCGAGGTCCTCGAGGCGCCGCTGCCCGCGGTCGTCTCCGTCAACGACCACATCAACCGGCCCCGCTTCCCGAACTTCAAGCTCATCATGGCGGCTCGCACCAAGCCCGTGACGACGTGGACCCTCGCGGACCTCGGCGTCGACGCGACCGAGGTCGGGGAGGCCGGGGCGCGCACGCGCGTCCTGTCGGCCGAGCCGCGCCCCGAGCGCGCCCCCGTCGAGCTCCACGTCGACGCAGGCTCTGGCGGCGAGGCGCTCGCCGAGTTCCTCGTCCGCCGCGGCCTGGTCTGA
- a CDS encoding cysteine desulfurase family protein, which yields MGSVTPPAYLDHAATTPMSPAAVAAYTSQLAVVGNPSSLHTAGRAARRVVEEARESIAASLGARPSEVVLTAGGTEADNLAIKGLFWARRTGHPERTRVLVSAVEHHAVLDPAFWLAEHAGAEIVLLPVDGTGRLDLDALAAELAAHAEETALVSVMWANNEIGTVEPVADVVRLAHAHGVPVHADAVQAVGNVSVDFGASGLDAMTVTAHKLGGPVGVGALVVGRSVELVPVLHGGGQERGVRSGTLDAAGARAFAVALAEVVADREAEASRLAALRDELVAGILARVPDATLRGPALDARTADGGAARLPGNAHLTFAGCEGDSLLYLLDSAGVEASTGSACQAGVPQPSHVLLALGMTEHEARGALRFSFGATSTHEDVVRVLDVLPGVVDRARAAGLAAPARRPASSATSSAASSAASAGVAS from the coding sequence ATGGGGTCCGTGACCCCTCCCGCCTATCTCGACCACGCCGCGACGACCCCCATGTCGCCCGCGGCGGTCGCGGCGTACACCTCGCAGCTCGCGGTCGTGGGCAACCCCTCGTCCCTACACACCGCGGGCCGCGCCGCGCGGCGCGTCGTCGAGGAGGCGCGCGAGTCCATCGCGGCGTCGCTCGGCGCGCGCCCGAGCGAGGTCGTCCTCACCGCGGGCGGCACCGAGGCCGACAACCTCGCGATCAAGGGACTCTTCTGGGCGCGCCGCACGGGGCACCCCGAGCGCACGCGCGTCCTCGTCTCCGCCGTCGAGCACCATGCGGTCCTCGACCCCGCGTTCTGGCTCGCGGAGCACGCGGGAGCAGAGATCGTCCTCCTGCCCGTCGACGGCACGGGGCGGCTCGACCTCGACGCGCTCGCGGCCGAGCTCGCCGCGCACGCCGAGGAGACCGCGCTCGTCTCCGTCATGTGGGCGAACAACGAGATCGGGACGGTCGAGCCCGTCGCGGACGTCGTGCGCCTCGCGCACGCCCACGGTGTGCCCGTTCACGCGGACGCGGTCCAGGCTGTCGGCAACGTCTCCGTCGACTTCGGCGCGAGCGGTCTCGACGCGATGACGGTGACGGCGCACAAGCTCGGCGGGCCGGTCGGTGTCGGTGCGCTCGTCGTCGGCCGCTCGGTCGAGCTCGTGCCGGTCCTCCACGGCGGCGGCCAGGAGCGCGGCGTGCGCTCGGGCACGCTCGACGCGGCCGGCGCACGCGCGTTCGCGGTCGCGCTCGCCGAGGTCGTCGCGGACCGTGAGGCCGAGGCCTCCCGTCTCGCTGCGCTGCGCGACGAGCTCGTCGCGGGCATCCTCGCGCGCGTGCCCGACGCGACGCTGCGTGGCCCCGCGCTCGACGCGCGCACGGCCGACGGTGGCGCCGCCCGTCTGCCGGGCAACGCCCACCTGACGTTCGCAGGCTGCGAGGGCGACTCCCTCCTCTACCTTCTCGACTCCGCGGGCGTCGAGGCGTCGACAGGCTCGGCCTGCCAGGCCGGTGTGCCGCAGCCCTCGCACGTCCTCCTCGCGCTCGGGATGACCGAGCACGAGGCTCGTGGTGCCCTGCGGTTCTCGTTCGGCGCGACGTCGACGCACGAGGACGTCGTGCGCGTGCTCGACGTCCTGCCGGGCGTCGTCGACCGGGCGCGCGCGGCGGGTCTTGCGGCGCCCGCGCGACGGCCTGCCTCGTCGGCCACGTCGTCCGCCGCGT
- a CDS encoding aminoglycoside phosphotransferase codes for MTRRRIDLADQLGPFVPAPLPDDAQLALLRAWMPARRWFPVKSGPTTITPWRSYGLADGTDAVVHLLHVTGGEVTVTVQVPVVVRPAVVHAVGEDVPTAWIGTLGDGTDLLDACDDPTFWRAWLALAQWGEADAAPADVDLAGARMLTVEQSNTSILLPEVAGGAILKLFRTVARGANPDVDVPRALVQAGWDGVPAPIAWLELAGDTDVPGEADPIDLGVLTELVPDASDGFQLACAYATGDLSFAEDAFELGRTIAGMHAALLRALPAAGQTVGLAWQRSELRRRARSAAAGASVLGGRLAAVERLYARLEAPGDGTDLLDLQHIHGDLHLGQVLRAGDGSWRVLDFEGEPMRPLEERQRPDLPLRDVAGMLRSFDYAAAVGEATSPTWAADARAAFLAGYADACPTPDGLAHALRDALELDKALYEVVYEANNRPDWLAIPLGAVDRLLAPADPPTPEGDGPVPG; via the coding sequence GTGACCCGTCGCCGCATCGACCTCGCCGACCAGCTCGGCCCGTTCGTCCCCGCGCCCCTGCCGGACGACGCGCAGCTCGCGCTGCTGCGCGCGTGGATGCCTGCGCGCCGCTGGTTCCCCGTGAAGTCGGGGCCCACGACGATCACGCCGTGGCGTTCGTACGGCCTCGCCGACGGCACCGACGCCGTCGTCCACCTGCTGCACGTCACGGGCGGCGAGGTGACGGTCACCGTGCAGGTGCCCGTCGTCGTGCGGCCCGCGGTCGTCCACGCCGTCGGCGAGGACGTGCCGACGGCGTGGATCGGCACGCTCGGCGACGGCACGGACCTGCTCGACGCGTGCGACGACCCGACCTTCTGGCGCGCGTGGCTCGCGCTCGCGCAGTGGGGCGAGGCAGACGCGGCGCCTGCGGACGTGGACCTCGCGGGAGCGCGCATGCTCACGGTCGAGCAGTCGAACACGTCGATCCTCCTGCCCGAGGTCGCGGGCGGCGCGATCCTCAAGCTCTTCCGCACGGTCGCCCGTGGTGCGAACCCGGACGTCGACGTGCCGCGCGCGCTCGTCCAGGCGGGGTGGGACGGCGTGCCCGCACCGATCGCGTGGCTCGAGCTCGCGGGCGACACGGACGTGCCGGGCGAGGCCGATCCGATCGACCTCGGCGTTCTCACCGAGCTCGTGCCGGACGCCTCGGACGGCTTCCAGCTCGCGTGCGCGTACGCGACGGGCGATCTCTCGTTCGCCGAGGACGCGTTCGAGCTCGGGCGCACGATCGCCGGCATGCACGCCGCCCTCCTGCGGGCGCTGCCCGCGGCGGGCCAGACCGTCGGGCTCGCGTGGCAGCGCTCGGAGCTACGCCGCCGGGCGCGCTCCGCGGCCGCGGGAGCAAGCGTGCTCGGGGGCCGGCTCGCGGCCGTCGAGCGCCTCTACGCGCGGCTCGAGGCTCCGGGCGACGGCACGGACCTCCTCGACCTCCAGCACATCCACGGAGACCTCCACCTCGGCCAGGTGCTGCGCGCGGGCGACGGCTCGTGGCGCGTCCTCGACTTCGAGGGCGAGCCGATGCGGCCGCTCGAGGAGCGGCAGCGACCCGACCTGCCGCTGCGCGACGTCGCAGGCATGCTGCGCTCCTTCGACTATGCGGCTGCCGTCGGCGAGGCGACGTCGCCCACGTGGGCGGCCGACGCGCGCGCGGCGTTCCTCGCGGGCTATGCGGACGCGTGCCCGACGCCCGACGGCCTCGCGCACGCGCTGCGTGACGCTCTCGAGCTCGACAAGGCGCTCTACGAGGTCGTCTACGAGGCGAACAACCGCCCAGACTGGCTCGCGATCCCCCTCGGCGCGGTCGACCGTCTGCTCGCCCCGGCCGATCCCCCGACCCCGGAAGGGGACGGCCCCGTGCCCGGGTGA